ATAAACCCTGCTTGTAAGGCAAAAacgttttcttcttcatttcttcGGATGCGGCCCGGTTCACCGTGTAATGCAACTCATGGGCTGAAACTGGGCCGCGGCGTTTGGAGAGCGAACCGGAGCTCTCGGTGGACCGAAAGCTGGAGTTCCGAACATCTTCGTTTTTGGAGAGAATCACGTACTTTTTGAGCGGGTTCTTGTCGGTCCTTCCCTCTGAAGCACTTCGAAAGAGGAGAAAATCTCTGAACTTCCATTTTCTGGTGAAAGAAATAGAAGCTAGGAGGAAAGGAGATTTGGAGTTGCTTGTGAAGGAAGAAATGTTTTCGGATTCGCACACTATGTCGGAGATTCTTAGAGGAGACAAAGATCTACTACTTCCTTTCCGACCAGACACCAAAACTCTTTGCCTCCCTCGCGcttcattcttctcttctttttcttcttcttcttctttcctgcCTCTGTGCGTTTCTTTTGTGGCCTCTGCGAGCCGGTCGAAGTCCTTCTTCCTGCGGGGAGATGTCACAGGAGAAGGGGAGCGAAGGGGCGGCGTCGGCGGAGCCGGCTTTAGGGGACGGATCTTTCCGGCGAGGAAGAGCTCGTCCGCGGAGAGTAAAGGTCTGTCGAGGTGTCCGGTGAAATTGAACTCGAAATCATGGTGGTTGTGGTTGGCATTGGGGCTGGAGGGAGCGGTGAAGAAGAAGTTGGAGTTAGTAGCAAAGCGTTGAGGGCTGGAAGGGGCGGTGATAAATGGGGAGGAGCAGTTGCTGCTGTCGAAGTTGAAGTCGACCGGAACCACCATTTCCATTTCcatgttttctctctttttctcctaATGTGAAAGCGATCCACGAGCGTGGAAAATGAGTGTCTGTTCTGATGGGATCTTTGAATTTATAGCGAAAGAAAGGTACTGAATTGTGACTTTGAGTgagacagagagagagaaaggaaagaaaggggAAGGAGTGAGAAATATTGACTTTGTCATTTGAATGAAGCCGCTTTTGGTTTGCATTTGCAAGAGTACCTACTGTTTTTTCTgacatttattattgtttttccGAGTTTTACATTCTCCCTTACACCGTGGCCCACTCTACTACGTCGTTTTAGACcctcattcttttttcttttgggttATTTTCATCGTGGAGGTCTGAATCTCCAGTGTTGCTTCGTGTTTTTCACTGCTTTAATTGTTTTCATAGGGAGATGATAATAACGTTTTCTTCTTCGTTTGCAGCACCTTCAACAAAAATTTTACCATTCTTATACACTCCTTTCACAGTAC
This genomic stretch from Vigna radiata var. radiata cultivar VC1973A chromosome 7, Vradiata_ver6, whole genome shotgun sequence harbors:
- the LOC106765999 gene encoding uncharacterized protein LOC106765999; the encoded protein is MEMEMVVPVDFNFDSSNCSSPFITAPSSPQRFATNSNFFFTAPSSPNANHNHHDFEFNFTGHLDRPLLSADELFLAGKIRPLKPAPPTPPLRSPSPVTSPRRKKDFDRLAEATKETHRGRKEEEEEKEEKNEARGRQRVLVSGRKGSSRSLSPLRISDIVCESENISSFTSNSKSPFLLASISFTRKWKFRDFLLFRSASEGRTDKNPLKKYVILSKNEDVRNSSFRSTESSGSLSKRRGPVSAHELHYTVNRAASEEMKKKTFLPYKQGLLGCLGFNPGMHHISKGM